The genomic interval TGGAGATGCCGGCATCATTCATGCTGCGGACGGCCTCAAGGGCGGCCAGCGCGCCCAGCGCGCCGTCGAATTTTCCGCCGTCCGGCACGGAGTCCAGGTGACTGCCCGCGAGGATGGGCGGGAGATCGTTTTCCGCGCCCTCGCGGCGGGCAAACATGTTTCCCATCTCATCGGTCGAGAGCTTCAGGCCCGCCTCCCGCACCCAGGCGGCGAAAAGATCGCGGGCCTGCTTGTCCTCATCCGAGAGCGCCAGCCGGTTCACGCCACCCCCCGGCGTCGCGCCGATGTGCGCCATCTCTTCCATGCTTTGACGCAGGCGGCCGGGATTGATTTCCACGGGTGCTCCTCTTTCAGGAAAGAAAATATTTATAGTGGCCGCAAACGTGCGCAGTCAAACTCCAGGGCGGCCCGCCGCCTCGTCCACCTTCAGGATATCGAGATAGATTCGGCGCACCTCGCTCGTCGTTCTTTCGTAGGCGGCGAGGAGCTTGCCCTGCGCGCTGCCCTCGCCGTCGTCGCGGTAGTCCAGCCTCCGGGCAAGCTTTTTCAGCTCCTCCGGCTCCTTCGGCAGAATCCGGACGGAATCGCCCCTGGCGATGCGCAAACGGCTCTCCACCCAGCGGAGGAAACGGTACGCGCTTTTCAGGGCAGTGGACTGCGCGTGCGTGAGAAGCTTTTTCCCCTCGAGGGCGCTCAGGGCCTCGTAGGTTTCGGGCCGGCGAATGGCGGGCATGGCGCCGCCGTGGCTGATCTGGAGGTATTGAACGATGAATTCGATGTCGGCGATTCCGCCGCGGCCCAGCTTGATGTCGGTGCGCTCTTCGCTTTCCCTGGCGAGCTCGCGCTCCAGGCGCTCCCGCATGTGCACCACCTCGGCGGCCAGATCGAAGTCGAGCTCCTGTCCGTAGATAAATTGGGCGGCCAGGTCGAAAAAGGCGCGCCCGACCGCTTCCGAGCCGGCGATGAACCTCGCCCGGCAAAGCGCCTGGCGTTCCCAGTTCTCGGCGCGCCCTTTGAAGTATTTGGCGAAAACCTCGAGCGGCACGACCAGGGCGCCCGACTTGCCCTCCGGCCTGAGGCGGAGGTCGACCTCGTAGGTGCGTTTTCCCAGGGCGGGGGTGGCGAGCCCTGCCCGCAGGGTGGTGGCCAGCTGGAGGAAGCGTTCATGCGCAGAAGCGGGGACCGGCGGCCCGTTTGGTGAACCGCCCGCCCTGTCCGGCGCCCCGCAG from bacterium carries:
- a CDS encoding Zn-dependent hydrolase (allantoate amidohydrolase and N-carbamoyl-L-amino acid amidohydrolase are very similar; the allantoate amidohydrolase from Escherichia coli forms a dimer and binds zinc ions for catalytic activity and catalyzes the conversion of allantoate to (S)-ureidoglycolate and ammonia; carbamoyl amidohydrolase from Bacillus sp. converts N-carbamoyl amino acids to amino acids, ammonia, and carbon dioxide), with product MEINPGRLRQSMEEMAHIGATPGGGVNRLALSDEDKQARDLFAAWVREAGLKLSTDEMGNMFARREGAENDLPPILAGSHLDSVPDGGKFDGALGALAALEAVRSMNDAGIS